The following DNA comes from Cellulophaga sp. HaHa_2_95.
AAAGAAATCTGCTAAATAAGGAAACCCAGTATTTTCATCAAGAGTTCTCCAATAAGGTGTTCTGTAATTCGCAAAACTATTTACTTTTTTATAAACGTAAGCTGCATTTGCGTACAACTGAGTATTCTCACTTAAATCATACCCCATATTCATTTCAAACTTAGCGGCAGCAGTTTCAGGAGAACCATTAATATTACCTGCATCTGGATTTCTACCTAAAAATTCTTCAACATCCGATAATGTAAGTAATTCAGCTGCATTAGGATCATAAAAATCAGCAAATTCACCAACAGCATCAACTGTACCAGGTCTATTGGCTTGATTAAGTTTAGATAAATCTATAGTATAGTTGATAAAACCTTTATCCTCATTAATAGTAGAACCATTATTTACCGAAACACCAAACATTTCTCCATCTCCTTCAGTAGTAATTCCTGTTCTAATTGTTGCAGAACCTTCGGTAGGACTATCTTTAAGAATAATGTTCATTACACCAGCAATTGCATCAGAACCATATTGAGCAGATGCCCCATCACGTAAAATTTCCACTCTCTTAATCGCATCTTGAGGAATTGCAGAAATATCAGCTCCTGTTTCACCACGGCCTGGAGAGGTTTGAGTGTATAATAAGGCACTTAAATTCTTACGCTTTCCATTTATTAAGATTAATGTTCTAGATGGGCCCATGTTTCTAATTTCATAAGGATCTAATAAAGAAGTTGCATCATTTACAGGAGTTTGTACCGTATTAAAAGAGGGTATTTTATACTGTAACGCTTTATCAAATGATGCTTGACCGGTAGATGTTAAATCTTTAGCACCGATAACATCAACAGGCAATGCACTATCTACATTACTTCTTGGCGCTGTTCTTGAACCTACAACGACAAATTCATCTAGTTGGTTACCTTCAGATAAGGTTATATTGATGGTTGTTTGTCCTCCAATTTTCTTCTCTTTGGTTTCAAAACCAATGTAGCTAAATACTAAGGTTCCGTCACTAGGAGCTTCGATAGTGTAGTTCCCATCAAAGTCTGTAGTAGTTCCATTCGTAGACCCTTTAACAACAATATTGGCTCCTGCTAGTGGAATACCATCACCGTCTTTCACGGTTCCTTTTACCTCGCTTTGCGAGAAAAGGCTTGTAACACTAAAAATTAGCGTTAGTAATAATAAATTAGTCAATTTCATAAATAGTGATTTTAAAGATTAATTAGTAATTAAGGTATATCTCGGTGTGAGTAAGATATTAAAATGTAATTATGTATAGGAATTTTATGTATTATTAAATAATATAATTCTTACTTTGTTAGAATTTGAAATTTAGCCCAGCTCTCAATGTGGTACCATTGAAACCAAATTGGTTGACCTCCCAAGGGTATTTAAAACGTCCACCTAGGTCAGTAACGACATCACCTTTGGTAGTAATTTCATCAGGGTAAACATTGAATAAATTGTTTGCTCCAATATTGGCACTTATTTTACTTGAGAAGTTGTAATTAAAGATTAGATCCGTGATAATTTTACCAGAGAAAGTTTGGTCTTTATCAAAATCGGTGGCATGTTGCCATGTTACTTCTCCGAAATAAGTATTGTTAAATACAACGGTGAGGTCTTTTATGGTGTAATCTAACCCTAATAAAACCTTAGACTTAGGTCTAGCAGAAATAATTCTAGACTCTTCTTTTCTATTGAATATGTCATAATTGTTTTGTGCTAATAGGGTAGGAGTGTTAATTTCTCCGTCAATTTTAGTTTCATTGAAATTAGCAGAAAGAGTTGTATTTAAATACCCTCCGCCTAAAGAGATATTTTTATAGGAAGCTACTAAATCTACTCCGTTGGTAGTCGTATTAACGGCATTAACAAAAAATTTAAGACTAGTAATGGAGTTATCTATTAATATTTGCTCTACAGGGTTTGTACTTGTATCATCCCCATCAAATCCTATTTCTCCTGTAAAAAGGACTCTGTCGTCCATTTTTACATTGTAATAATCCAATGCTAAAGTGAAATCATTTGTTACTTTATAGGTGAGGCCTGCTGAAATATTTTTAGAGGTCTCTGCAGTTAATTGCGGTACTCCTAAACCATCTCGTATTATTGGGTCCACATTGTTAAATGTTCCTTGATTAGATATGGTATTTCCAGAAACCAATGTTTGTACATTGCTTAAGTATATTTGGTGTAGAGAAGGAGCTCTAAATCCTGTGCTGTAAGACCCCCTGATGGCGCCTTTGCTTTCTGCAAATAAATACCTGGAGCTTACTTTCCAAGAGCTGTTACTGCCAAAATCGCTAAAATCTTCAAATCTGATAGCTCCTCCTATCAAAAAGGCTTCAGTGATATCCCATTCTAAGTCCCCATAAACGCCAAAATTATTTCTATTGGCAATAACGGCGTTAGATGGTTGTAGGCCAGGGAATGATTGTGCTCCTCCTGAAATGTATGATGCCGTCTCTCCTGCCTTAGCAGTAAAGCGTTCTTTTCTAACCTCTGCACCAAAGGCAATATTTAAATCACCAAAACCTCTAGAGAAATCTAAATTGCTTAAGGTATTACTAAAAGTATAGGCGCCGACATCAAATGTAGTTGGGCTATTGGCTCCTAGAGCAGGGTTTAAACTATTACTTACGGTATAATCTACAGCATTTCTACCATAGGTTCCACTTAAATCTACATTAAAGCCTAAAAATTTGGTTTTCACCCCGACTGTAACATTATTGTCCCTGATATCAGTTTCAAAGGAAGGTTGAAAACCATCATAAATCTCGTTTTCATCATGAAGTAGATTAAATGGATCGCCTACCCAATATGGTGCTCTATATAGAGCAAAACTTTTGCCTGTTCTATAAGTAAGACCTCCAAAAGTATAGAACTCTCCAGAATCATTTCCGAAGGGAACGCCTGCGTTGAAAAATACATCAGCATTTTTCATTTCTGGCTGACCGATAGTCATTCCTAAATCAGGATTTTCAACAAGCCAATCTCCCCATGTAGGATCGTTTGCCGCAACTCCAAACAAAGAATCTTCTCCAGGTGTTCCTGCTCTATTGGTTGATTCTTGCTGGTAGTATCCCAAGGTAAAATTTAAATATCCGCCATTATCACCTAAGTTTATAGAAGAATTCAGATCTGCACCAATATTAAAGCCATCTCCTTCTGTGGTTATTCCTGCGTTAACATTTACAGTAGTATACTCTACGTTTTTCTTTAAAACCATATTTATTATACCAGCTATGGCATCAGAACCATATTGAGCAGAGGCTCCGTCCCGTAAAACTTCTACACGTTCTATTGCTGCGGAAGGTATACTTTTTAAATCGACACCAACTTCCCCTTTTCCTGGAGTATCATTTATATAGACCAAAGCACTTTGGTTTTTTCGTTTTCCGTTTACCAATACTAAAGTTCTACTAGGGCCTAATCCTCTTAAATCTGCAGGATCAAAGTGGGCAGTTGCGTCAGAAACTGTTTGGTTTGTAGAGTTAAAAGATGGCACTTTATACGTAAGCATTTTATCTACGGTAGGTTGCCCGGTATTTTTAAGTTCAGATACTCCAATGTTATCTATAGGTACGGCAGATTCAATGGCCGTTCTAGGCTTAGAGCGGTTACCAACCATGATGATCTCATCTAATTGCTCTCCTTGGTTTAAGCTTACGTTGATAGTCTTCCTTCCTGCTATTTTTTGTTCTGTGGTATTGTATCCAATATAGCTAAAAACTAGCGTAGCATTATCACTAACCGTAATCGTATAATTCCCGTCAAAATCTGTTGTTGTGCCATTTGTGGTTCCTTTTTCTATAATATTTGCACCCGCTAAAGGAATACCGTCTTGATCTATAATTTTTCCTGAAACGGAATTTTGAATCTCTAAAAAATTTAAAGAAGTATGAATGTCTTTGGAAGCGCCAACTTGCACTTTTTCAAGAATACTTCGTTCTATCTTTTTTCCATAAACTGCATAGTACTTATTACCAAGATATTCAAAATCAAAACTAGTCTTCTCTTCGAGTTTGGTTAAAATTTTATCTAAACGATTATAATTGTACTCTTCTGGATTTAAGGAAGAGCCAGAAAGTGCATCAGGATTATACGTAAAATAAACTGCATGTTTTTTGCTTACTTCATCTAGAAAAGTGACTAAGGCTACTTTTGCATTTTCACTTTCCGATTTAATAGGTTCATTTGCAGTAACATATTTTATGTGTGCTACTAGAAAAATGAATAGAAGCAGAGTTTTTATTGGAGTTCTCCCGTTCATAATAGTGAATTTAATTATTGATAATTAGTAAGTTGTTGTCTATATGGTTTATTTTAATTCCTGCAGACTTCTCTATAGCTTTAATACAGATGTTTAAATTTCCGTTGGGTATACCGCCTGTAAGCATTATTTTTTTTGATTTTTCATCTTTAAATTCTGTAGTTACTCCGTAAGAGTTTTCTAGGTAATGCATTACCTCAAGTAATGAGATGTTATTAAAAACAAATGTTTCTTCTCTCCAGAAAGAGTAGTCAAGACTAGAGTTGATGATTTCATGCGAGAAAAGATCGCTTTTATTGGAGTAAGTGGCAATCTCACCAGGTTTCATTTTTTTTCGGGACCCATTTTTTAATTCTAGGTGTATGGATCCTTCATCTAGCAATACTTTTGTTTTTTCGTCTCTCGTATTCACATTAAAATGCGTTCCAAAAACTTCTACTTTAAGATCATTAGTGGTTACCCAAAATTTAGCTTTAGTTGAGGGTTTAGAGCTAACCTTAAAATAAGCTTCACCTTCTAGCATAACATTTCTGGGATTATCAATTTCGTATTGTAATTCTGAATTACCATTTAGAACAACAGTGGTGCCGTCAGATAATTTTAAATTAATGGTTTCTCCAAACCCAGTTTTTTGAACTACGTAAGTTTTGTTTTCTTGTAAATTATAAAATACGATAAGGAGCGTTGCTATAAAAAAGCCAACAGCAGCTAAAATGTATTTAGAGGCAGTTGATTTCTTTCTGGGAATATCGATTATGGTATTGTCTGTCTTTATTTTAGACAATACGTCGTTAAGTTTATCTTCGATGAACTCCGGTTTAAGTGTATTGTCCTTAAAATTAATTCCTAAAATAATATCCCGAGCAGTGAATACTGTTTCTGCGTAATCAGAATTAGCATCAATCCATTTATTCCAAAATGTCACATCATTCCTATTTCTTTTGTATACCCAATTTTTAAATGAAGTGTCTTCTAAAAGATTCTCTAGTAGATGTTGTTTGCTCTCTTCCATGCTTTAATTTGTATAACCAATTATGCCGTTATATGTATAAAGAGAGAGTAGGGTGAGTTATATACCCTATAAAATTGAATAAAAATGAATTATTTTTTCAAAATAGCTGAAAGCATATTGTTTTCAATGGTTTTTCTGATTTTTGAAAAAGCTTTTTGAAGCGTATTGAGAACACTTTGATAAGAAATATCCATAGTACTGGCAATTTCAGACATAGATAAAGCTCCGTAATACTTTAAATAAATTACTTCTCTTTCTCTAGGAGCGAGTGTGTTTAAGATTAAAGTAATAGAATTTGTTTGTGCAAAAGAAATCTCTTGATGGATTTTTAGTTCTTCAGGGGAAAAATCGAAATTAGATGAATTTTGAGTATCAGAATTCAAGTCTGTAAAATTACGCTCTTTCTTAAGTGCACAGAATAGCGTTCTTCTAAAAGAGATGAATAGGTAAGCTTTGATGTTTTTGACATCCCCTATCGTATTTCTGTTTTCATGCAAGTAGACGAAAAAGGCTTGAAGGCAATCTTCTGTTACACATGTGTTGCCACAAAGTTTTAGCCCATAATTATATAATGGAGAATAATACTTCTTAAATAGTAAAGAAAAAGCATTCGTGTCCCCTTGTAGAAATAAGGACCATATGATTTCTTCATTATTTAAAGACATAAATTTTATTTGATAGAATTTAAATGTATGACAATAAAGTTAATTAAAGGTTAAATTAATAAAATAATTGAACAATTCTTATTTGTGGGCATATTTTGTTGTTTTTTACGTGTATAATCGCGGTAAAAGTTTAATTATCTTTAGTTTGTTGTCTGGTGTATATATTTAAAGGTAAAGATTATATTTGCATCTTCTTAAAATAGAGAATTGATGAAAGCAGGAATCGTAGGATTGCCAAACGTGGGGAAATCCACACTATTTAATTGTTTGTCGAACGCAAAGGCACAAAGTGCAAATTTTCCATTTTGTACCATAGAACCAAATATAGGAGTGGTAAATGTTCCAGATCCTAGGTTGCAAAAATTAGAAGAGTTAGTAGATCCAGAACGCGTATTGCCTGCTACGGTTGATATTGTAGATATTGCTGGCTTGGTAAAAGGAGCAAGTAAAGGAGAAGGTTTAGGAAATCAGTTTTTAGGAAATATCCGTGAAACAGATGCTATTTTGCATGTGTTGCGTTGTTTTGATAATGATAATATAGTACATGTTGATGGTTCTGTAGATCCTATAAGGGATAAGGAAACTATTGATATGGAGTTGCAGTTAAAGGATTTGGAGACTGTAGATAAGAAACTTGAAAAAGTAAAAAGAGCAGCTAAGACTGGTAATAAAGACGCTCAGAAAGAAGAAGCTGTGTTGTTGGCTATAAAAAAAGGACTTGAGGAGGGTACTTCAGTTAGGGCAATAACAATTTCTAAAGAAGATCATAAAGAATTTGTCCATCCTTTACAGTTTATCACAGATAAGCCAGTGATGTATGTTTGTAATGTAGATGAGGAAAGTGCAGTAGAAGGTAATGCATACGTTGAAAAAGTAAAAGCAGCAGTAGCGCATGAAAATGCAGAAGTTATTTTCTTAGCAGTAGGAACGGAGGCAGATATTACAGAATTAGAAACCTATGAAGAACGTCAAATGTTCTTGGAAGATTTAGGGTTGTCGGAACCTGGGTCCGGTAAATTAATACGTGGAGCCTATAAATTATTGAATTTAGAGACTTATTTTACAGCCGGTGTTAAAGAAGTTCGTGCTTGGACTATTCCTGTAGGGGCTACTGCGCCTCAGGCAGCGGGAGTTATTCATACTGATTTTGAGAAAGGATTTATCCGTGCAGAAGTTATCGCTTATGATGATTATGTGGCTCATGGTAGTGAAGCCAAAGTAAAGGAGGCAGGAAAGATGCGTGTTGAGGGTAAAGAGTATATTGTTAAAGATGGGGATGTGATGCACTTTAGATTTAATGTGTAAAAACTCATTTTTGGGTGTCGTATTTTGTTTACTTAAGTAGCTTTAAAATAGTAGCATCTCTTTTATATTTGTTTAGATGTTTAAGAATTCATCGGCAACGAACTTAGGAATTATATTGGCAATTTTAGGTGTAGTTCTTTTTTCTGCTAAAGCGGTTATTGTAAAACTTGCCTATCAATATAAAATAGACTATTTAACACTATTGCTTTTTAGAATGGTATTTTCTTTTCCATTTTATTTGGTAATAGCACTTTGGAAAAAACCAGCACAACCAGAAATAATCAAGAGAATTGATTGGTTCTGGTTGTTCTTTTTTGGATTTATTGGTTATTATTTAGCTAGTTTATTTGATTTTATGGGACTGCAATATATTAAAGCAGGTTTAGAGCGCATTATACTTTTTGTATATCCAACCATCGTTGTTCTTATATCTTGGCTAGTTTTCAAAAAGAAACTAAATACAAATCAACTTATAGCGCTATTGATCACTTATGCAGGTGTTATTGTTGCCTTTTGGGATGAGATAGGTTTAAAAGGTGAGGATGCAATTTTAGGAGGTTTTTTTGATTTTATTAAGTGCTATTACCTATGCGTCTTACCTTGTGGGTAGTGGGTGGCTAATTCCAAAATTTGGAGCACTTCAATTTACTTCTTATGCCATGATTGTATCAACTATTATTGTGGCGCTCCATTTTTCAATAGAAGGAAATTATGCACTTTTTAAGTACCCTAAAGAAGTATATTATTTAGGACTTCTAATGGCTGTATTTTGCACCTTGATACCTTCGTTTTTAGTTTCAGCTGCAATTGAGAGGCTAGGAGCGTCAACATTTTCTATGTTTGGTAGTTTGGGGCCGGTAGCTACAATTTTGCTAGCATTTGTTTTTTTAGATGAACGGGTTGCTTTCTTGCAAGCAATAGGGATGTGTATAGTTCTTTTTGGTGTAACTTTGGTAGCAGTTCAAAAACGTAAAAAATAAAGTAGTCCAAAATTGTCTACTTTAGAAAACTATGAGGTAAAACCTATAAAAAAATAGTTGAATGATCATGAAATTTTAGAACTATCAGCAAAAAGTATTTTGCTATTGTTGATTACTTTCGTTTCAGGATGTTTCATCTTTCAATTACACTTGTTATATTAGCAACACTTTCGAAGAAATCCCAAACATGTCAGAAAATACACAATACACAGAAGATAATATCCGTTCACTCGATTGGAAAGAGCATATCCGTATGCGTCCTGGTATGTATATTGGAAAGCTAGGAGATGGTTCTTCTGCAGATGATGGTATTTATATTTTACTCAAAGAAGTCGTAGATAATTGTATTGATGAATTTGTAATGGGTTCTGGTAGAACCATTGATATTACTATAAAAGATAATTTAGTATCTGTTCGGGATTACGGTCGTGGTATTCCATTGGGTAAAGTAGTGGATGTTGTATCTAAAATGAATACCGGTGGTAAGTATGATTCTCGAGCATTTAAAAAATCGGTGGGATTAAATGGGGTAGGTACTAAAGCAGTAAATGCGCTTTCTACCTTTTTTAAAGTAGAGTCTTCAAGGGATAGTCAATTAAAGACGGCAGAATTTCATCAAGGAAATTTAGTTCAAGAAGAAGGTCCAAATGACACTTCAAAAAGAAAAGGAACCAAAGTATCTTTTATTCCTGATGAAATCATTTTCAAAAAATATAAGTACAGGAATGAGTATATAGAACGTATGCTTAAAAACTATGTTTATCTAAATCCTGGGTTAACCATAGTTTTTAATGGCGAAAAGTTTCACTCCGAAAATGGGTTGAAAGATCTTTTGGAGGATAATAACAATATGGAAGACATGTTGTATCCTATTATCCATTTAAAAGGCGATGATATAGAAGTAGCTATTACGCACAGTAAAACACAGTATAGTGAGGAGTATCATTCTTTTGTTAACGGACAGCATACAACGCAGGGTGGTACCCACCAATCGGCATTTAGAGAAGCAATTGCCAAGACTATACGTGACTTTTATGGCAAAAGTTATGATGCTTCAGATATCCGTAAGTCTATTGTTTCAGCTATCGCTATTAAAGTAATGGAGCCTGTCTTTGAAAGCCAGACTAAAACTAAATTAGGTTCTACAGATATGGGGGGTGAATTTCCTACCGTAAGAACCTATATAAATGATTTTATAGGAACCAAATTAGATAACTATTTACACAAGAATCCTGATACAGCAGAAAAGTTACAGCGTAAAATCATGCAGGCAGAGAAAGAGCGTAAAGATCTTTCAGGGATTCGAAAATTAGCGAGAGATAGAGCTAAGAAGTCAAATCTGCACAATAAAAAATTACGTGATTGTCGTGTACACTTAGGTGATATTAAAAATACGCGTTATTTAGAAAGTACATTATTTATAACGGAGGGAGATTCGGCATCAGGATCAATAACAAAATCCAGGGATGTAAATACTCAAGCGGTATTTAGTCTTAGAGGTAAGCCTTTGAACTCGTATGGCATGAGTAAAAAAATTGTGTATGAGAATGAAGAGTTCAATTTATTGCAAGCGGCACTAAATATTGAAGATTCGATGGAGGATTTGAGATATAACAAAATTGTAATAGCAACAGATGCCGATGTCGATGGTATGCACATTCGTTTACTGTTGATTACCTTCTTCTTGCAGTTCTTCCCTGAATTGATTAAAGAGAATCATCTTTATATTTTACAGACACCCTTATTTAGAGTCAGAAATAAGAAACAAACATTTTATTGCTACAGTCCGGAAGAGAAAAAAGCAGCAATGGAAGCATTGTCTGGTAAGCCTGAAATTACCCGATTTAAGGGATTAGGTGAAATTTCTCCAGATGAGTTTCAGCACTTCATTGGTGAAGATATTCGTTTAGAACCGGTGATGTTAGATAAGAACATGTCTATAGAGTCTTTGTTAGAGTTTTATATGGGTAAGAATACACCAGACCGACAAAAATTTATTATAGAAAATCTTAAAGTAGAGTTAGACCTTATTGAGGATAACTAATTATAAACCAAAATAATACGATTCTTTCTGCATGGAAGAGAATGAAGAGCTTAACGAAGAACATTTAGAGCCTCAAGATAATCAAGAAAACAGTCAGGATTCCTTAACGAAAGTTACGGGAATGTATAAAGATTGGTTTTTAGACTATGCCTCTTATGTAATTTTAGAGCGTGCAGTACCAGCAATTGAAGATGGTTTTAAGCCAGTTCAAAGGCGTATTATGCATGCCTTAAAAGAATTAGATGATGGCCGTTATAATAAAGTAGCAAATGTAGTAGGGCACACAATGCAGTATCACCCACATGGTGATGCCAGTATTGCAGATGCTATGGTACAAATTGGCCAAAAAGACTTGTTGATAGATACTCAGGGGAACTGGGGTAATATTCTTACAGGGGATAGTGCAGCTGCTTCTCGTTATATTGAAGCGCGACTATCAAAATTTGCATTGGAAGTTGTTTTTAGCCCTAAAATTACTGAATGGCAATCTTCCTATGATGGTCGTAAAAAAGAGCCTACCAATTTACCAGTTAAATTTCCTTTACTCCTAGCTCAAGGAGCAGAAGGTATTGCTGTTGGTTTGTCTACTAAAGTATTGCCGCATAACTTTATTGAACTAATAGATTCCTCTATTAAACATTTAAAAGGTCAGAAATTTACCATCTATCCAGACTTTCCAACATCGGGAATTATAGATGTTAGTAATTATAATGATGGTATTAGAGGAGGTAAGATTAGAGTTAGAGCGAAAATATCCCAATTAGATAAAAGTACACTGGTTATTAATGAGATACCTTATGGTACTAATACTTCTTCTTTAATAGATTCTATCTTAAAAGCCAATGAAAAAGGCAAAATAAAGATTCGCAAAATTGAAGATAATACCGCTGCAGATGTAGAAATTTTAATCCATCTGCCATCTGGCTTGTCTCCAGACAAAACTATTGATGCGTTGTATGCTTTTACAGCATGTGAATCTTCAATATCTCCATTAGGGTGTATTATTGAAGATAATAAACCTTTGTTTATAGGGGTGACAGAAATGTTACAACGTTCTACAGATTATACGGTAGAATTACTTAGGGCAGAGTTAGAGGTGCAATTAAGAGAACTTGAAGAGCAGTGGCATTTTGCATCTTTAGAGCGAATTTTTATTGAAAACCGAATTTACCGCGATATAGAAGAGCAGGAAACTTGGGAAGGTGTTATAAAGGCTATTGATGATGGTTTAAAGCCGTTTACAAAACATTTAAAACGTGCTGTAACCGAAGAAGATATTACGCGTTTGACAGAAATTCGTATAAAACGTATTTCTAAATTTGATATTGATAAGGCACAACAACTTATTGATAGTTTAGAAGAGCGAATTGCAGAAGTAAAAAATAATTTGGAGCATATTATTGATTTTACGATTGATTACTTCAAGAATTTAAAAGCTAAATAC
Coding sequences within:
- a CDS encoding DMT family transporter, which encodes MFKNSSATNLGIILAILGVVLFSAKAVIVKLAYQYKIDYLTLLLFRMVFSFPFYLVIALWKKPAQPEIIKRIDWFWLFFFGFIGYYLASLFDFMGLQYIKAGLERIILFVYPTIVVLISWLVFKKKLNTNQLIALLITYAGVIVAFWDEIGLKGEDAILGGFFDFIKCYYLCVLPCG
- a CDS encoding RNA polymerase sigma factor; this translates as MSLNNEEIIWSLFLQGDTNAFSLLFKKYYSPLYNYGLKLCGNTCVTEDCLQAFFVYLHENRNTIGDVKNIKAYLFISFRRTLFCALKKERNFTDLNSDTQNSSNFDFSPEELKIHQEISFAQTNSITLILNTLAPREREVIYLKYYGALSMSEIASTMDISYQSVLNTLQKAFSKIRKTIENNMLSAILKK
- a CDS encoding EamA family transporter produces the protein MGSGWLIPKFGALQFTSYAMIVSTIIVALHFSIEGNYALFKYPKEVYYLGLLMAVFCTLIPSFLVSAAIERLGASTFSMFGSLGPVATILLAFVFLDERVAFLQAIGMCIVLFGVTLVAVQKRKK
- a CDS encoding TonB-dependent receptor, whose amino-acid sequence is MNGRTPIKTLLLFIFLVAHIKYVTANEPIKSESENAKVALVTFLDEVSKKHAVYFTYNPDALSGSSLNPEEYNYNRLDKILTKLEEKTSFDFEYLGNKYYAVYGKKIERSILEKVQVGASKDIHTSLNFLEIQNSVSGKIIDQDGIPLAGANIIEKGTTNGTTTDFDGNYTITVSDNATLVFSYIGYNTTEQKIAGRKTINVSLNQGEQLDEIIMVGNRSKPRTAIESAVPIDNIGVSELKNTGQPTVDKMLTYKVPSFNSTNQTVSDATAHFDPADLRGLGPSRTLVLVNGKRKNQSALVYINDTPGKGEVGVDLKSIPSAAIERVEVLRDGASAQYGSDAIAGIINMVLKKNVEYTTVNVNAGITTEGDGFNIGADLNSSINLGDNGGYLNFTLGYYQQESTNRAGTPGEDSLFGVAANDPTWGDWLVENPDLGMTIGQPEMKNADVFFNAGVPFGNDSGEFYTFGGLTYRTGKSFALYRAPYWVGDPFNLLHDENEIYDGFQPSFETDIRDNNVTVGVKTKFLGFNVDLSGTYGRNAVDYTVSNSLNPALGANSPTTFDVGAYTFSNTLSNLDFSRGFGDLNIAFGAEVRKERFTAKAGETASYISGGAQSFPGLQPSNAVIANRNNFGVYGDLEWDITEAFLIGGAIRFEDFSDFGSNSSWKVSSRYLFAESKGAIRGSYSTGFRAPSLHQIYLSNVQTLVSGNTISNQGTFNNVDPIIRDGLGVPQLTAETSKNISAGLTYKVTNDFTLALDYYNVKMDDRVLFTGEIGFDGDDTSTNPVEQILIDNSITSLKFFVNAVNTTTNGVDLVASYKNISLGGGYLNTTLSANFNETKIDGEINTPTLLAQNNYDIFNRKEESRIISARPKSKVLLGLDYTIKDLTVVFNNTYFGEVTWQHATDFDKDQTFSGKIITDLIFNYNFSSKISANIGANNLFNVYPDEITTKGDVVTDLGGRFKYPWEVNQFGFNGTTLRAGLNFKF
- a CDS encoding DNA topoisomerase IV subunit B, translating into MSENTQYTEDNIRSLDWKEHIRMRPGMYIGKLGDGSSADDGIYILLKEVVDNCIDEFVMGSGRTIDITIKDNLVSVRDYGRGIPLGKVVDVVSKMNTGGKYDSRAFKKSVGLNGVGTKAVNALSTFFKVESSRDSQLKTAEFHQGNLVQEEGPNDTSKRKGTKVSFIPDEIIFKKYKYRNEYIERMLKNYVYLNPGLTIVFNGEKFHSENGLKDLLEDNNNMEDMLYPIIHLKGDDIEVAITHSKTQYSEEYHSFVNGQHTTQGGTHQSAFREAIAKTIRDFYGKSYDASDIRKSIVSAIAIKVMEPVFESQTKTKLGSTDMGGEFPTVRTYINDFIGTKLDNYLHKNPDTAEKLQRKIMQAEKERKDLSGIRKLARDRAKKSNLHNKKLRDCRVHLGDIKNTRYLESTLFITEGDSASGSITKSRDVNTQAVFSLRGKPLNSYGMSKKIVYENEEFNLLQAALNIEDSMEDLRYNKIVIATDADVDGMHIRLLLITFFLQFFPELIKENHLYILQTPLFRVRNKKQTFYCYSPEEKKAAMEALSGKPEITRFKGLGEISPDEFQHFIGEDIRLEPVMLDKNMSIESLLEFYMGKNTPDRQKFIIENLKVELDLIEDN
- the ychF gene encoding redox-regulated ATPase YchF, which codes for MKAGIVGLPNVGKSTLFNCLSNAKAQSANFPFCTIEPNIGVVNVPDPRLQKLEELVDPERVLPATVDIVDIAGLVKGASKGEGLGNQFLGNIRETDAILHVLRCFDNDNIVHVDGSVDPIRDKETIDMELQLKDLETVDKKLEKVKRAAKTGNKDAQKEEAVLLAIKKGLEEGTSVRAITISKEDHKEFVHPLQFITDKPVMYVCNVDEESAVEGNAYVEKVKAAVAHENAEVIFLAVGTEADITELETYEERQMFLEDLGLSEPGSGKLIRGAYKLLNLETYFTAGVKEVRAWTIPVGATAPQAAGVIHTDFEKGFIRAEVIAYDDYVAHGSEAKVKEAGKMRVEGKEYIVKDGDVMHFRFNV
- a CDS encoding DNA gyrase/topoisomerase IV subunit A, producing MEENEELNEEHLEPQDNQENSQDSLTKVTGMYKDWFLDYASYVILERAVPAIEDGFKPVQRRIMHALKELDDGRYNKVANVVGHTMQYHPHGDASIADAMVQIGQKDLLIDTQGNWGNILTGDSAAASRYIEARLSKFALEVVFSPKITEWQSSYDGRKKEPTNLPVKFPLLLAQGAEGIAVGLSTKVLPHNFIELIDSSIKHLKGQKFTIYPDFPTSGIIDVSNYNDGIRGGKIRVRAKISQLDKSTLVINEIPYGTNTSSLIDSILKANEKGKIKIRKIEDNTAADVEILIHLPSGLSPDKTIDALYAFTACESSISPLGCIIEDNKPLFIGVTEMLQRSTDYTVELLRAELEVQLRELEEQWHFASLERIFIENRIYRDIEEQETWEGVIKAIDDGLKPFTKHLKRAVTEEDITRLTEIRIKRISKFDIDKAQQLIDSLEERIAEVKNNLEHIIDFTIDYFKNLKAKYGKDRERKSEIRIFDDIEATKVVIRNTKLYVNREEGFIGTSLKRDEYMAECSDIDDIIVMTKAGEMMITKVDSKTFVGKNIIHAAIFKKKDKRTIYNMVYKDGKGGPSYIKRFYVTGVTRDKMYDLTNGSANSDVLYFSENPNGEAEVISVLLRQAGSIKKIKWDIDFADVLIKGRASKGNIVTKYPVKRIELKEKGVSTLKPRKIWFDDVVRRLNVDGRGELLGEFRGEDRLLVVTQKGFVKTFLPEMTTHFDEDMIVLEKWIPNKPLSSIYYEGEKDRYYIKRFLVENENKDELFISEHSKSVLEIVSTDWRPVFEIEFSKPRGKDQKPNQTIDVEDFIAVKGIKALGNQVTADKIKNVDALEPLEYISPEVPEEKEPKVVDGNPEEGQTDTDAQEPKSNDDTDKEGDTNSQATLF
- a CDS encoding FecR family protein is translated as MEESKQHLLENLLEDTSFKNWVYKRNRNDVTFWNKWIDANSDYAETVFTARDIILGINFKDNTLKPEFIEDKLNDVLSKIKTDNTIIDIPRKKSTASKYILAAVGFFIATLLIVFYNLQENKTYVVQKTGFGETINLKLSDGTTVVLNGNSELQYEIDNPRNVMLEGEAYFKVSSKPSTKAKFWVTTNDLKVEVFGTHFNVNTRDEKTKVLLDEGSIHLELKNGSRKKMKPGEIATYSNKSDLFSHEIINSSLDYSFWREETFVFNNISLLEVMHYLENSYGVTTEFKDEKSKKIMLTGGIPNGNLNICIKAIEKSAGIKINHIDNNLLIINN